Genomic DNA from Ctenopharyngodon idella isolate HZGC_01 chromosome 1, HZGC01, whole genome shotgun sequence:
aaaaggaaaaggagaaagaaaaggaaaaggaaaaggaaaaggagaaggaaaaggagaaagaaaaagaaaaaaaggagggGTTGGTATCTGGATTTTTTCAGTCATTTCTAATCTGAGATTTTCAAAAGTTCAAAGTATCACAACTGATTACTGTTCATGTCAACTTCATTTTTTTCAAGGCCCAAGGAGGTGTTTGTGATTAACCCAGCGGGACTCCTGTATTATCAATGGCTGCTTATAATCACAATTCCCGTCATGTACAATTGGACAGTTATAATTGCAAGGTAATGATTAGAAGTTCATGTTTTATTAAGACCAGGTTACCAGGAGATGAGAGAAGAATACAAATTGAAGATGTCTTCTTTTTAAACCTCTGAAGTGTTCTCCCTTACATCTCCGTTAGTCTCTTACACTCATATGCTCTCATAGAAATGATAAAGGTCATATATTCAGCATCAACATccaatataatacataaaattagGGCATTTTGGAAGCTTGATAAGTGGGTGTAATACTTTTGAgagtatttatattttgtctctTTGCATAGAGCCTGCTTTGAGGAACTGCAGCATGAGTATCTACTGATATGGTTCCTCCTGGACTACACCTCCGATTTGCTTTATTTGGCTGACATGGCCTTCAGATCACGAACAGGTGAACCTAATGTCATTAGTAAAATCAGATGTCTTTGTAATTAACTTATTTGTGTCATGATTTCATGTTACCTTTCTTTAACCAGGGTACCTGGAACAAGGCTTGCTTATCAAAGATGAAAAGCTCCTTCGCCAGCGGTACACCAGCAGTCTCCAGTTCCGCATCGATGTCATCTCCATGCTACCCACGGATATCTTCTACTTCGTTTTAGGGTTAGACTACCCAGAGATCCGCATAAACAAGTTGCTCCGCCTGAACCGCATGTTTGAGTTCTTCACCATCTCAGAAACCATGACCAACTACCCCAACATCTTCCGAATCTGCACTTTGGTCAtgtacatcatcatcatcatccactGGAACGCATGCCTCTACTTCTCCTTCTCCAAGTTAATTGGGTTCGGATCAGATGCATGGGTGTACCCTGCTCTCACCGAACCAGAGTTCGGAGAGCTGATGCGAAAATATTCCTTCAGCCTCTACTGGTCTACGCTCACCCTCACTACTATCGGAGAGACGCCATCTCCGGAGCTAGACTCTGAATTCCTCTTCCACGTAGTTGACTTCCTGGTGGGCGTATTGATCTTTGCCACCATTGTAGGTAACATTGCTACAATGATCTCAAATATGAACGCAGCCCAGGCTCAGTTCCAGGCCAGGATCGACAACATTAAGCAGTACATGCATGCGCGACATGTCAGCAAGGACCTTGAGAAGCGTGTCATCAAGTGGTTTGACTACCTGTGGACTAACAAGAAGGCACAAGATGAAAGAGAGGTGCTGAGGTACTTGCCAGACAAATTACGGGCAGAGTTAGGCATGAACGTGCATTTAGAGACCCTCATGAAGGTGCGGATCTTTGCCGACTGTGAGGCAGGGTTGCTGATCGAGTTAGTGTTGAAGCTTCGCCCTGTAGTCTTCAGTCCCGATGACTACATCTGCCGCAAGGGTGATATCGGGCGGGAGATGTACATCATAAAGGAAGGCAAACTTGCTGTGGTGGCCGATGATGGCATCACTCAGTTTGTCGTCCTTGGCGATGGAAGCTACTTTGGTGAAATTAGCATTCTAAACATCAAGGGCAGCAAGGCTGGGAACCGCAGGACAGCAAATATTAAAAGCATAGGGTACTCAGACCTCTTCTGCTTGTCCAAAGATGATCTGATGGAAGCTCTGACGGAATATCCTGATGCTAAAGCTATGCTGGAAGAGAAAGGGAGACAGATTCTGCTGAAGGATGGTCTGCTGGAGCTGGACCCTGCGAAACTAAAGCCAGACGAGAGAGACTTGGAGGACCGCGTAAACCGAATATACAGCACAATGCAGTTGATGCAGACCAAGGTAAACAAGCTGCTGGCGGAACAGGAGGAGACACAGAAGAATATCAAACGTCGAATTGCTCAGATAGAGCGTCTGGCTGGGGAAGTGGTggaggatgaagatgaagaggaggagaagGAAAAGAAGGAAGAAACCCAGGAggagaagaaagaagaagagcCAGAGAAAGAGAAGACAGAAGAAGACAAGGAAAAGACGGAAGAAAAAGAGGAGGAAAAGATCGAAGAAGAGACcgaagagaaaaagaaagatgagGAGTCATAGGATAAGACTTGGATGAAAATCACAGATGAAGAAATCTAAACACTAatacattcaaattaaaatcaaaaactTGTTCTTAACTCTTGTTCTTAGTAACACTAATTTGTTTATCCAATTTGACTCATTCGACTGGTTTGTTCATTGTTCACTACATAAAAAAGCCAATAAATTCTTGTAAAGGCAACAATAGATTTCTTGGCCAGCAAATTATCAATTAGCAATaccatttttaatttgtattcctttctaaaatatatatctatatgattttttttcataaagtaAACTCTTTTAGAAGTAAAACATCTAGCAAATTCAAGGCAATACCTGCAagtagatttaaataaaaagatctGAACATTATCACACACAAATAGATAACAGTGAAAACGAAAATATCAGTAGCTTAAATAAAGCCTGCTATTAGAAAAACAATATGCTTATAACACTatctgcataatttattcatgtggcAAAGCATACTGGGAGCTCTCAAATCAGCAGCATTGTTCAGACAACAGTTAGAGGGTGTGCTATTTTGTGAAATCTGTGAATTCAGTTCCTTTTGGGTtttataaaagtgttttttgataataaaaatattacaaattattgcACTGTACTGACCAGTCAGCATCCAAGACTGgaacaattaattttaaaaggttttaggGATCAAATGTTTATGAAAACAGACATATGAGGTTTTACCAAGTAGTCTGCTTGATGGGCACAAGGGTGCAGCAGAGGACCAAAGATTAATGACCCTTTGCTTTTCTCTTCAAAACCTGGAAATGACAGCATAGACACTGAATAAAGGAGTTGCCTGCCTAATGAGACCACAAGTAAGCTTGTTAGATAAATTAAGTTCAGCAGCACAGGTTTAAGTTGGGTTATGGGCAGTTATCTTGATGAGGGGAGCAATTAATTCACTGCAGGCATCAATAAAtggaaatgcaaaaaaagaattattgttttcaaacaggtttccccaAACAATATTCCTGCTTACTCAAGCGTCACTTCAAGGGAAGTAatgatattattaaaataatattaagataaaaaattctttaataaattaaaaaaaatcgtaTTCTACATTAATAAACCTTAATAAAACAAGATGAACTGCTGAAGCATGTAAAATGGTTATTTAAACCGCTAAAGTAAAAACTAAGCTGTTGTGATGTGAAGGGGAGAGGAATTTACATGTGTCAGGTgtttcaaaaaagaaagaaaggaagaaatgGCTTAGGGTGGCTTAGGGGGTAAGTTTAATGTGTTTTGTGAGGAAGGAACACTTGCCTTTAAGTTCTTGTAAACTCCTTTATGcaaacagttgttcatgatTAGGCTACTAGTATTGCAACATATCACAAAACTCACAGCTCGGATCATATTACGGTTTTTGAGTCATGGATAGGATCATTTTTCGGAccagcaagaaaaaaataagaacaaatgcaCTAATtccaagcatagataaatacaacataacaaagttacaaataaagtaaggTCTAACTATTATTCAGGTACAAATGTAGCCTAATATTTAGGCctgaatgtaaaataacactacaGTGTTCGCTGTATAAATTAATATAGataaatctttgttaaagctgtgttttgttgtttgattaacattgagCAGCAGGTACTGTATTTTTTTGGCTGCTGTCACTGACCAAATTCACAGATCCGTTATTTACACATCCGATTTCCTTCTCAACtgtttaagacataaccgactgggGTTTATAAGAATACAGTACTTGCCGAGACGGGTATTCTTCTTCTTGTGACCTGGTTTTGGGCTATTTTTGTTACGCAGACCTGACAACCCTGATATACTTGCTCCTTGCTCCTCTGcatgcatcctttttactcgtCACCGCCACGTGGTGCATTTAAGTGACGCGTCCTTCATCATGGCGTACTTTGATCGGTTTCCAGGTGAGAAGAAACCATGAATAATCGTTTGAGTGTAGATAAGCAGACTGTGGATTGTTTCATTTCTCACTTTAATCGGAGAAACGGTATTTTAACACAGGCATCCAAAAATACATACATCATTTTTAACCTTACTCTGATTCTCAAAACATTCTCAGGCAATTTTAGTGCatttcaaatctgaatttttagTTAAATGGCATgtaggctgtttttttttatttatttatttattttgacttcTGACactttttgacattttgacaaaaatcaATTGCCCAGGCCAGTTACTGTAATAGCTGTAGCTCCGCCTACACCTTTTTCCATGGCAGTTTGCACATTCATGATGTGTTCCTTCCTGTGGCATCCTTCAATTTTCCTTTGACTGCATTATTGATAATGCAATTGCAATTCTACAGGTATGCAGCTGTCAGTTTTCGGTTTTGTAAAATTtgaggtctttttttttttttcattttgagacATCTttttatcagtgtttcatttccaAGAAGCTTTCGATTCAGTCAGGGATGATTAGGGATCCTGTGGATAGGGGATACCATCGTATATGTGGAGTGGtcacagtgtgtgtgtctcaATATTATCTCTTCTTTCATTTTGAACAGTCCCACCTGTTCTCTTTGCCAGCATTTGCTGTCACATGTGGACACTTATTGTATTTGCTCAGAGAGGTGATGAGAAAAAGGAAGtaagctggaaaaaaaaaaaaaaaaggaaataaaagaaCAGTGGAAGTATGTCTCCCATGGGAAAGCAAGATAAAAAAGAAAGCTATTGCCTGTGATGTCAGCCATGAAAAGGGTCTTCAACCGTTTCGTCTCTTGAGCAGCTGGAGCTACGCGTTTAATTAATTAGAATGAGTCTGTCACTTTTAGAGGCAAATCAAAAAGGACCATATGACTTTCCTTCAAGGAGAAGTTACTTGTTGAATCAACTTGTTTACACAAGTGTTGGGAATATGAACGCACAGGTACAACcttttgttatttaaatgaaaGCTAGATTGGAACAtgcatgcatgaatgaatgaatgaatgaatgtgtgaTTTATGGGAAGGAGAGATAGAGGAAGAACACAAGCCAATATCATTGAAACAGAACACTTTGATGGACTGGTTTGTACATTTAGTCACACTTAAACTATTGAGGGTCCTTTTACCTCACACCAAACATGAACCAGTGGTCAGTCAAGCAATTTTATCATCCCATTTGGCCCGCCATCGCAGGGACACTCGGACACCCACCGTATCAGTGAGAGCACAGGTGGCTTTTTCCAAGAAGCTGATTGGAAGAGCCAATTTAACTTGCTGTGCGAAATTTCTTATACAAAAGCAATGGGGGCGCAACAAGGGTCTATCAGTAGGGAACATTGTGTCTTGCTGAGTATTGTCATCACGCTTTGATCTGAGCAGTTAATGGAAGTCACTGAGGCAGCTCACACCAGGGTGGTTTGGAGTCTGGTGGCAGAAAGATACGCCACAGCATGTAGGCACCTGCATTTGGTCTTACAAGCTGGTTCATCCTTGTATATCCTGTTGTTGCTTAGAATGCTTCAGCACTTAACTGTCCCTTTCTATTAGTGTGTGTAACTGACCAGTTAGCCGCTGTGCTATTGTTTCTCCTAAACAATTTACTTCACGATAATAGCATTTGCAGTTGACCGGAGCAGCTCTGGCAGGGAAGAAAGCTGACCTATTGGAAAAGTGACATTCTATGACAGTGGCACTCAGGGCCAGCCTGTGGGTTTCTGGGGAACCGGGTGAGGTTATTAAAAAGGGCCCGCCAGTATAAAAACTGTTCACATAAAAACATACATAGAGCTGCTGCAACAAGATGAGTGGTCTCctttctttttaaaagaaagcTCTAATAAGAATCACACTGTATATACTcaatgtatataaaattatgCACTGAAAAAATATGGatatatacttatatttatGTCTATGGATAGgcctaaatatttataaatatttactttgAATTTTCGCTCAgaaattacttttacatttcacaaataaataaaagaaactaCAGTGGTGCATTGCTgccaaatattatttttccccACCCAATTATGTCATAATAACGAGATATGTCGTTAAAACGACATCTTTTCTCGAGATAATGGGATGTTATGTCgtaaaaatgacatatttagtGTGACGTGTATGAAATATGCTTTTATCTGATCTATAATAGAGAATTTATATAGCCTAGATCAGTATGTGGCAGTAATGCGCCACCGTAAGAAACAACAAATCCGTATTTATCAAACGTGCGCACGAGTAAGCAATCATTGTTGATAAATCCCAAATGTGCGTAAGTGACCTAGTAATGACCTCGTTCACGGTCATTAGCATTTGGAAACGCCTCCAATGAACCATATATGGTGACAACACTTCCCTTTAAAAATCACGTAATTGTGTTTTTTCCTCACCGCAATAATGGCAAAGAGAGCACTCTGTGCTCTCGCCAAGCAGATCAGCACGATCTTGGAAAACGCTCTATGTGGAGCGCATTGTTTGCCAAGTCTTCCAATAATGCAAGATAAGCCATTGCACTGagacaaacatttttcacagcTGTCTATTATAGGGTTTGACACCAATTCCGCATCGTGTTTAAAACTAGACAAATGATAAATtgagtgttttataattaaaggaAACACAGGACATATGTGGATTGCTTAATGCATACTGTGACactcttaaatgctttttatgtgTAGTGTTGCTATTCTACCATACCAGTAGATTCTCTGCGTAAGCATGCTCAGAGGTGTGCTTATATTTACACATATTTCTACGTACGAGTACAAGTTGGTGAATCCCACACTTTGCGTGAAACTGTTCATACGCACTCATTACGCAGAAATCTGTCCGTACGCACCGTTGATAAATAAGGACCCAGATCCTTCCAGATAAGCTAGTTTAGTCTAATGACTAACTCATATTTTCCCTTGACTTCTTTGCATCTCGTCGAGAGTGTTCCCCATGTTGCTCTTGAAAAATCACAGCAAATTTTACCCTCTGACAGGTGCTGTTTCTGAAATGCAAAAGTGctttaaatattaagcagaaagCACTGCAATGACAAAGCATGCTTTAAATAGCTAcaaagaatatttttgtttctgttccATTTTTGAGCAAATTATGCAGATAACTGGGTTACtatttttgtgtttactgttTGCAGCTTTTCTCTTTAATGCGTTTATCTCCTGTGAGCTTTATTGTGGTTTGTATGCTAAATGTTGAGGTCCATGTGTGTTTAGACCCTGACTTAAGTGTTAAGTGATTGCCTGTGTCGCCTATAGGCTCTTGTTGCACTCGAAAGCCCATTGTACTGCCACTGTTTGTATATGGAGACTACGTGGCCATACTTGAATTTCTACACCTTTTAACAAAGGCTGTGGTTGTAATGGCTGAATTCACCACTTAAAACTAGTACAAGTATTATGTAGTGGAAAAGGACATTTGTGCCATCACCCATAAATTGGCTTCATGGCAGTGTGAGAGGGAAATGATCACTTACAGTACCGTCAGGTGCAGGCGATTTGATTTGAAGTCATTTTGTTCCATTGTTTTAGATGttgtttaatttcttttacatttaaaagtctGATAATTGAAAATTGCAAAGCTGTTTGTCTGATGCTTTCGTGAGCCACCTAAGCTCTTTTACACTGATTTTTCCTTAATAAACAACAAGCTGTGCTGCATGATCTCATCTTAATTTTCATAATTGCCTGCAATTGTGAATCTCCCTTGATGCCCAAGCATGTGCAGTTCTATAAGCATGATAAGAAAACCCATGATGTAATTTTAATTAGTCTATTCAACTGCAGAGCAGCTCTTGTTGTCGAACTCCAGCATTGCTATTATCACGGTATGCTAAATTAAGCATCAACCCCCTTACTTTCTTATCAGGACTCAGTGACATTTGCATCACTGTCATTTCTTGTGTCTCTTCCCAGAGTCTGTGACGTAACCACCATTGGTCAAAATGCCAAGACCTTGCCAGACCAATGAGCCTTTTAAAGAGTTTATATCTGAACAAAAATGGAAACTGAAGAACATTTGATGTTCAAAAGAAAGAGTATGAGAGATATTTTTAGTATGAGAGGCAAATGAAGCATTGACCCCCTACTGGGTTTCTGGAACTCAAGTCATGCAGGTGATGTGGAACATTTAGTGATTGCTCATCAATGCAATATTAGCTCAAGGTTTCtgaaatgaataaacatttcTGCTCCTTTAGTGACTTCTACCAATTTTTTGTGTGACTCCACAGAGGAAACTTCCCTCTCAAGCTTTGAGTGACAACCATGAAATCTTGGCGATGCCAATGTCACTTGCATTTAGTTGAGTGTTTCTGAGAAGACGTGTATGAAGTTCTGGCAATGTGTTCTGCTGAGGCCTTTGTGCCTTGGGGTCGTCATGGAAATGAAGGATGAGGAAGACTGAGGGAAGGAGAAGCACAGTTACAGTGCATCACTTAGAGTATGTGAAGTACCTCAGGGCTGGTACTTTATAGCTGGGAACGTGTGTCTTAGTCATCACtttcttttgtaatttgtaaagcGGCTATGAAAGGATTTCAATTGGAATGGACTTGGCttaaaaagcttttttaaaagaatGGTGATGGTCAAGACTTTTAGTTTTGCAGACTATAATTTTACAGTCAAGGAAAATGCAAGTTGGATTCAGATAAAATAGCTCAGCCCTGTCTGATGCACGTCGTTTCCTATCATGCAGGACATCACTGACAGCTTAAATAAGATAAACGCACTTCTCcctctaaaacgtcactttagaaagTATTAAATCTTGTGACCCAACCAAGAGACAGGATTTGTGAAGACTTGAGCAGACCTTTTCTTATTTCCTTTTAAATTATTCTTCGGCTTCTTTTTACCAGTAAAGCTGGCAACACAAGAAATGTGCCTTTAAACCACATGAACCTGTGTCATCTCGCTGCATAAATCATAGAAAACAGCATGGAATCCATTCAGACAGATTTGTTGGGGGGAAATGAAACAACCTGTTTTGAGTTGAGTCCATCTGTGCCCCCATATCTACTGATTTTTGCTACAGCTGTCTAAGTTGGTCCTGGACAGAAAAATCGCCTGATTGCTTATATGTGAATGTGCCATTTCTGCTTCCTTAACCACtgttaaaatgaaaagataCCTGAGACACCATTCCAGGTTTCTCAAATGCCACTTACACATTCATTTGACCTGATGCATCCTGAACAGAAGCAAATGAAAGCCTATTCACTAAATAAAACAAGGATTTTAAACTCAAAATTCATACGGTaaacatgcacaatatatcagtaATAAATTGGCTATCATCAATTTTGGCATCAATATTTTGGCCAGTGTTTGATATTTCTGCCTATTTTTACATATAGATTACCTTTGCCTTCATCTGATGTGCACTtaagttaaatatttataaactctaataatttaaagggttagttctcccaaaaatgaaaatgttcttcttcggaacacaaattaagatatttttgatgaaatctgagagttttttttaaattttttatatcccatagaaagcaacgaaattaccacattcaaggtccagaaaaatagtaaagaccttgttaaaatagcccatgtgactacagtggttcaaccttaatgttatgaagcgatacTTAAATTACTTAatactttttgggtgaacaaaccctttaatagCACTGATAAAAGTAATCCTCAACAAATCTCAAAACAATTTTCATACTGTGCATCATAATGTTGCGATGCCTATATTCAGCttataaaacaataacttttatcttagttaatgttttatttataatttatttagtcAACCAAGTTGTGATTTGTCTTGCCTGACCTCT
This window encodes:
- the cnga1a gene encoding cyclic nucleotide gated channel subunit alpha 1a isoform X2; amino-acid sequence: MTVVPTSGGIAVAPKVSPIMEVDSEEDDEDPVPAPSAGRIFNINNSNNNEEEDKKKKKKEKKEKKEKKEKKEKKEKKEKKEKKEKDEKEKENEKAKEKEKEKEKEKEKEKEKEKEKEKEKEKKEGPKEVFVINPAGLLYYQWLLIITIPVMYNWTVIIARACFEELQHEYLLIWFLLDYTSDLLYLADMAFRSRTGYLEQGLLIKDEKLLRQRYTSSLQFRIDVISMLPTDIFYFVLGLDYPEIRINKLLRLNRMFEFFTISETMTNYPNIFRICTLVMYIIIIIHWNACLYFSFSKLIGFGSDAWVYPALTEPEFGELMRKYSFSLYWSTLTLTTIGETPSPELDSEFLFHVVDFLVGVLIFATIVGNIATMISNMNAAQAQFQARIDNIKQYMHARHVSKDLEKRVIKWFDYLWTNKKAQDEREVLRYLPDKLRAELGMNVHLETLMKVRIFADCEAGLLIELVLKLRPVVFSPDDYICRKGDIGREMYIIKEGKLAVVADDGITQFVVLGDGSYFGEISILNIKGSKAGNRRTANIKSIGYSDLFCLSKDDLMEALTEYPDAKAMLEEKGRQILLKDGLLELDPAKLKPDERDLEDRVNRIYSTMQLMQTKVNKLLAEQEETQKNIKRRIAQIERLAGEVVEDEDEEEEKEKKEETQEEKKEEEPEKEKTEEDKEKTEEKEEEKIEEETEEKKKDEES
- the cnga1a gene encoding cyclic nucleotide gated channel subunit alpha 1a isoform X1; protein product: MSTSFFSRPKEVFVINPAGLLYYQWLLIITIPVMYNWTVIIARACFEELQHEYLLIWFLLDYTSDLLYLADMAFRSRTGYLEQGLLIKDEKLLRQRYTSSLQFRIDVISMLPTDIFYFVLGLDYPEIRINKLLRLNRMFEFFTISETMTNYPNIFRICTLVMYIIIIIHWNACLYFSFSKLIGFGSDAWVYPALTEPEFGELMRKYSFSLYWSTLTLTTIGETPSPELDSEFLFHVVDFLVGVLIFATIVGNIATMISNMNAAQAQFQARIDNIKQYMHARHVSKDLEKRVIKWFDYLWTNKKAQDEREVLRYLPDKLRAELGMNVHLETLMKVRIFADCEAGLLIELVLKLRPVVFSPDDYICRKGDIGREMYIIKEGKLAVVADDGITQFVVLGDGSYFGEISILNIKGSKAGNRRTANIKSIGYSDLFCLSKDDLMEALTEYPDAKAMLEEKGRQILLKDGLLELDPAKLKPDERDLEDRVNRIYSTMQLMQTKVNKLLAEQEETQKNIKRRIAQIERLAGEVVEDEDEEEEKEKKEETQEEKKEEEPEKEKTEEDKEKTEEKEEEKIEEETEEKKKDEES